From Kitasatospora sp. MAP12-44:
CCTCGAGTCCCACCGCCATGCCGACCGGCGCCGTGAGTCCCACCGCCATGCCGACCGGTACGCCGAGTCGGACCCCCGTGCCGACCAGCGCCCCGAGTCGGACCGCCGCACCGACCACCGTCCCGATGCCGAGTCCCTCCGCCACGGTCTTCGGTAACCACTGGTAGGCCGACAGGCCACCCGCTCCCAACAGGGCGTCGAACCCGACCGATCAGCTGTCACGACCGGCCCGCCCCGTCCCCCGTGGGCCCTGTCGTCACCGAACCCGACACTCTCCCGAACAGAGGTCCCAGTCATGTCTCTCCCCCAGAAATCGGGTCAACGCCGCTCCCGCGTCCGGCGCCGCCGGATGACCACCCTCAGCCTCTCCTTCGGTGGCGCCCTCGCCGCCGGCGCGGCGCTGCTCGGGGTCTCCTTCGCCGCCGTCACCCCCGGCCCCCCGGCGCAGACCGCCCGCGCTGCGGCCGCGGCGCAGCCCAACCAGAACTGCACGTTGAACGTGCCGGCCAATCCGCTCAGCCCCCAGGGGCTGGCGACGCCGTACACCTTGACGGCCACCGACCCCGCGCAGGGGCCCTGCAACGAGGCCAACCCCAACCAGTCGGTGTTCGTCCAGGCCACGGTGGTCGACAACAACGCCTACACCAGCTCGGTCTCCGTCTACAACCCGCTGGTCATCGACAGCGGAACGCAGCCCGCCGTCGCCCCCGTCGTCCCGAAGATGCCGCTGTCCCCCGTGGTCGGCATCTGGTTCGGCTTCAACGGCGGCACCCTCACCCTGGGCGGTCCGGGCGCCGCACAGTGTGTGGGCGGCACCCCGGGCCAGCCCTTCGGCCAGTTCGCCTACTGCAACGCCCCCGACTTCTTCCAAATCGCCAATGCCGAGGTCGACTTCCAGGCACTGACCGTGCCGCCGCTGGGCACCGGGAAGGACGGCAAGCCGTGCCTGACCACCCGTGACTTCGGCCTGGTCGACCAGGACCAGAGCGACAACGTCACCGCCGAGTACCTGGCCACCGCAGACGGCCGCACCGCGCAGCGCACCGCCGCCAACACCGCCGCGCTGCCGGCCAGTACCGCGCTGCTCAACGGCAGCGACAACCTGCTGCTGACCAACTTCGAGGACCCGGCGCTCGGCTGCACCCCTTGGACCGCCCCCGACCTCGCCGACCCCGGCCACACCACCACCTCGATCGCCCTCAACGAGCTCCAGGCCAACCAGATCCCCGACATCCAGGGCGGGTTCGGTCCCCGTCTCGCCATGGTCCCCCTCAACGACCCGATGGTCCTCGACAACGGCCAGCAGAGCACCACGAAAACCAACCTCTACCGCGAGGGCGTCGACCAGCCCGACATCCAACCCAACGACAACGGCGACCCGACCGACTACTGCACGAACCTCGCCACCTTCGGCGCCCAGCGGATCAACCTCGACCAGCAGTTCACCGCCAACGCCCCCTCCCCGCAGGGCGGCCAGAACCTCTTCGACTTCCTCACCCAGCGCCTCGCCGCCTCCCTCACCAACCTCAACTGCCAGCAGGCCACACCGGCACCGGCCGCCAAGCCGAGCGCGACCGCCAAGCCGAGGAACCACCAGCCCACGCACACCCCCAGCCCAACTCGACCGTGACCCTCGCCCGGCCTTCACGGTGAATCCGTCAGCAGACAGTGCAGGCGCGAGGGTGTCCAGCTTGGTCGTCACAACCGAGCTGGACACCCTCGCGCCGTTCTTCGTGTGGTCGGCCGGGCTACCCGCAGGTCCACAGCTGCAGCGGAGCGCCGTTGTTCGTGTATCCGTTGAGCACATCCAGGCACAGACCGGACGCGGTGTTGACCAGGCTTCCGTCCGACTGAGCCGTCCACTTCTGGCTTTCGGAACCGGTGCATGAGCGGACCATCACCCGAGTACCGGGGTGGACGGTGTCCGAGGTGGGGGACAGGCAGAGTCCGGTGCCCTCAGTGCGCAGTTCCGCAGTGGCAGTGGCGACCCACTGCTGGCTCGGACGGCCGTCGCAGGACCAGATTCCCACACTGTTGTCAGCGCTGTTGACGTTGAGGCAGTGGCCCGACGCCGAGTCGAGCAGCACGGCTGGGACGGGCTGGGCGTCGACGGCTGTCGGTGGCGGCTGACTGCCGGGCATGCTGCCGGCCGGTTGTGTGGACGGCACGGCTGATGGTGTGGCCGACGAGGCAGAGGCCCACGAGGGAGAGGCAGACCCAGTGGGAGCGTCCGGCGGGGGGCTCGCGGCGAAGGATGCCATCGTCGCAGGCAAGGTGAAGTCCGTCTCGGGGGAGGGAGCGTCGGATATGGCGATGGCCGTCCCACCCGGCCCGGTAGCGGCCGGCGCAGTCAGCGCGACGAGTTGGACCGATACCACCGCTGCGATCAGAGCCACAGCGGTCACGCTGGCGACAGCCCACGGAAGCCGCCGAGGGCCCCCGCCTGTCAGTGAGATTCGGCGGCGGGTACCCCCGCCGCGGCTGTCCGCCGTCTCCTCCTCGGTCGGCTCGGTCGGCTCGGGCGCCTCGGTCGCGTGGAAGGCTGCGTCGAACGCGAGAATCGCGGTCTCGAACTCGGACCCGGCCTCATCAGGTGCTCTACGGCCGGCCACATAGGGTGGGACGTACGGCCGTTCACGGGTGTCCATGTCCGCCCGGGCGTCGCCGTGGTGGTCGCAAAGGTGTTCCAACTCCGGTTCTGGCTGGCCGCATTGTGGGCAAAAGTGTGAACCTGTCATGACGCGACTCCTTGTCGTCGGCAATGGAACGCACGGTGCCGATGGACGACATGCCGATGCGTTGATCTGGTGGTTCAGCCCGGGCTGTCGGCCTGGAGGCGGCGAACGACGCGTCCGGAGGACGCGGCGCCCGCCGTGATCGCGTCAACGACCGCTCCACGAGCGGGTGAAGGTCCCTGCCTAGTGCTGCCCCGCGGAAGTTCGTGGAGGGGTGTTGATCAGGGCGTGGGGTCGCCGAGGTAGAAGCCGCAGGCACAGTCCAGGGCTTCTTCCGGCGAGCCGAAGGGGAGCCCAGTGGGAAGGAAGTTGTCCTCGTACTTGCCGCTGCTGGCGAGGTAGAGGGCGAAACCCCAGGTGTGCAGGACGCCGCTGAACCGCAGACGGCACAACGGCTGCGGCTCCTCCTCGTCGGGCAACTCGCCCGCGACATAGGCGAATCCGGTGCGGAAGCGAACCTGGACGCCGCTGAGCTGGGGCCAGCGTTCCCTCGCACGGGCGCTCAGACGCTGGCGCAGGTGGTGCTGCATGGACTCGGGCGGGTTCTTCGGCACGGGGTCCATCCTGCCGGGCGCCGCCCCCACACGCCATGATCATCGCCTTGGCCATGGGGTGCGGAGGGTGCGGTGGGGATGACCGAGGCGGTCATGGTGGAGCTGGACGAGACGGTGCGCGAGCGCCTGATTCGCACGGCGGCCTCGCTGAAGTCGCAAGTCCGGGCGGCGCTGCGGGCCCGGATCGTGCTGGCCGCCGCCGACGGGGGGAGCAATGGGGCCATCGCGCGCGAGCTGGAGGTCAGCGTGAACACGGTGCGCAAATGGCGTGGCCGGTTCGCGGCCGGGGGCATGGAAGGGCTGAAGGACGCCGCGCGGTCGGGCCGACCCAGGATCTATGACTCCCACGTGCGTGTGGCGGTCGTGGCCACGGCCACCAGCGCGCCTGCGCATCCGGAGTCGACCTGGTCGCACCGGGCCATCGCCGCGAAGGTCGCCGGCACCGTCTTCGCCGCGATCTCTCCCTCCCAAGTCGGCCGGATCCTGGCGGATTTGGACCTCAAGCCGCACCGGGTGCGCGGCTGGCTCACCCGCCGCGACACCCCCGACTTCTGGGAGCGCGTCGCCGATATCTGTGACCTGTACCGCAAACCACCCGAAGGCGCGGTGGTGCTCTCCATCGACGAGAAGACCGCGATCGCCGCCCGCTCCCGCCGCCATGCCGGCCGGCCCGCCGCCCCGGGCCGGCCAGCACGCCGCGAGTTCGAGTACCGCCGCCACGGCACCGCGTCCCTGGTCGCCGCTCTGGACGTGTGCACCGGCGAGGTCCTCACTGAGATCATCACCCGCAACGACGCGGTGACCTTCACGGCCTTCCTCGACCAGCTCGACGCCGTCATCGCCCCAGGCCAGGACATCCATGTCGTGCTCGACAACGGGTCCTCCCACACCGCCAAGCACACCAAGAAGTGGCTGGCCGACCACCCGCGCTGGCACGTGCACTGGACCCCGCCGCACGCCTCCTGGCTCAACCAGGTCGAGCTGTTCTTCTCCACCCTGGCCCGCAGAGTCCTCCGGTATGGCGACTTCTCCAGCCGTGACGACCTCATCGACAAGCTGGAGAGCTTCGTGATCAACCACAACACCACTGCCAAGCCGTACCAGTGGACCTACGACGGCACCCCACTCAAGACGGCCTGATCGGTCTGAACACCCCTCCATGAACTTCCGCGGAGCAGCACTAGAGCGGCATGACGCCGG
This genomic window contains:
- a CDS encoding RICIN domain-containing protein — its product is MPSTQPAGSMPGSQPPPTAVDAQPVPAVLLDSASGHCLNVNSADNSVGIWSCDGRPSQQWVATATAELRTEGTGLCLSPTSDTVHPGTRVMVRSCTGSESQKWTAQSDGSLVNTASGLCLDVLNGYTNNGAPLQLWTCG
- a CDS encoding IS630 family transposase yields the protein MTEAVMVELDETVRERLIRTAASLKSQVRAALRARIVLAAADGGSNGAIARELEVSVNTVRKWRGRFAAGGMEGLKDAARSGRPRIYDSHVRVAVVATATSAPAHPESTWSHRAIAAKVAGTVFAAISPSQVGRILADLDLKPHRVRGWLTRRDTPDFWERVADICDLYRKPPEGAVVLSIDEKTAIAARSRRHAGRPAAPGRPARREFEYRRHGTASLVAALDVCTGEVLTEIITRNDAVTFTAFLDQLDAVIAPGQDIHVVLDNGSSHTAKHTKKWLADHPRWHVHWTPPHASWLNQVELFFSTLARRVLRYGDFSSRDDLIDKLESFVINHNTTAKPYQWTYDGTPLKTA